One Acidimicrobiia bacterium genomic window, AACCAAGTCGAGACTGTCGGTCTGGAGGTTGCGGAGGCTTCTCCCGATGAATCGTTCGAGGTTGGCTGCGTTGTAGCCGTCGGCGGTGTGTGGGCTGAGCCGCCGCCCTGCCTTGGTGACGACGTGGAGGTTCTCCCCCGGGTAGTCGGAACGCAGTTGTCCGATCAGCCTTTCGCTGCGTCCGTCACCGTAGACGTCGGCGGTGTCGAAGAGGTTGATGCCCTCCTCCACGGCCGTCCGCAGTGCGGCCATCGATTGCTCATCGTCCACGGGTCCCCATTCGGCCCCGATGGCCCAAGCTCCGAATCCGACTGAGGACACCTCCCAACCGGTGCGCCCGAAAGCTCTGTATTGCACTGCGGCACCTCCTTCCCGGATAGTAGGCGGGTTGTTGCGACGGGCCGGCACGCGTTTATCGTCTCAGCTGATGGAACTCAACAGACCTGCCCCGTTCGGACAGATTCGATGGGACGACGATCGAACCGGCATCGTCATCCTCGATCAATCCCGTCTTCCCGCGGAGGTCGCAGAAGTGACTCTCAGCACGTTGGAGGGGATCGAGGAAGCGATCAAGTCGTTGCGAGTGCGCGGCGCCCCTCTAATAGGAATCGCGGGGGCCATGGGTCTGGCCGCCCTCGCCGGCGGAGAAGCCCGGCAGGGGTCCGGGTCGGAGGATTTGCGGACCAGCTTCGCCGGGTGGGCAGGCAGGCTTGCCGCGGCGCGGCCCACAGCCGTGAACCTGGCGTGGGCGATCAACCGCATGCGTGTCGTGCTCGAAGCCCACGCGGGGAGCGCTACCGAGATCGCCGCGGCGCTCGTTGAAGAAGCCGGCCGGATCCTCAGCGAAGACGCCTCGATGTGCAGGGCCATCGGAGAGCACGGAGTCGGCCTTCTGGGGGAGTCTTCGGTTGTGCTCACGCACTGCAACGCCGGCGCTCTGGCCACCGGAGGAATCGGCACTGCCCTCGCGCCCGTGTACGTCGGACACGAACGCGGGTTCAAGACTCGGGTGTTCGCGGACGAAACCCGCCCACTCCTGCAAGGAAGCAGGATCACGGCATGGGAGCTGGATGCGGCCGGTGTCGATGTGACGGTGATCACAGACGGAATGGCCGGAACGCTCATGGCCGTCGACCCTCCCGACGTCGTATTCGTGGGTTCCGACCGCATCGCCGCCAACGGCGACGCGGCCAACAAGATCGGCACCTACGGCCTGGCCGTGCTGGCCGAACAACACGGAATCCCTCTATATGTCCTGGCTCCCACATCGACGATCGATCTGGATGCTCCCGACGGGAGCGCGATTCCCATCGAGTTCCGATCTGCCGACGAGGTTCGACGGGGTTTCGGCAAGTTGACGGCACCGTCGAACGTTCCGGTGTGGAGTCCCGCGTTCGACGTGACACCGGCCAGGCTGATCAGTGGGATCATCACCGAACACGGCATACATGAACCGCCCTACGCAGAGAGCCTCGGCGCGCTGGGAGCCGGATCCGCATGATCACCGAGGCCGTCGATGCGTTGCTGGAGGTGGGCCGTCAGCTCCACGAGTCTGGACTCAATGCCGGAACCGCGGGAAACCTCTCGGCCCGGTTGGCCGATGGGCGTGTCGTGATGTCGAAGCGTCGTGTCCGCAAGGCAACGATGACATCCGGCGATTTCGTCGTTTTCAGCCCGGACTATCCCGGCTCGGAGGCATTGGAACAGGCCAGCACCGAATACAGGCTGCACCTCGCCTCGTATCGGGCCGACGAGGCAGTCCGTTGCGTGTTGCACACCCATTCTCCGGCGTTGACGGCGGTCGGGTTGCGAAGGAGTTCGTTTCCAAGACTCCTGCCCGAACTCGAAGACGTCGTCGGTTCGATTGTGATCAACCCGTTCGAGTCGAGTGGTAGCGAACGTCTCGCCGAGGACGTCGGGAGAGCGGTGGGTAGGGGAGCGAGTGTGGTCATCCTCAAACGGCATGGGGTTGTCACCGTCGGCATGTCTGTGGCTCAGGCTCTCGACAGGTTGGAACTGGCCGAGAACGGGGCCCGGACGATTCTCCTTGCCGAGCGATAGCCCAGAGGCCAACGGCTCCTGCTCAGTCGCCGAGCGACACTCCGAGGCTTCGGGCCGTGGCTACCCAGGGGTGATCCAGCGGCACGGTTCTGCGTTGCCCGGCTATGTCCTCGAGAGGCACCGCTACCGCCTCATCACCGAGGTTGGCGACCATGATCCCGTGGCGGCCCTCGGCGACGAAGTCTGCCGCGGCGGTCCCGAGCCGGGTGGCCAGAAGACGGTCGAGAGGGGAGGGTGTTCCGCCTCTCTGCACGTGGCCGAGGATCGTCACGCGTGCTTCGAGCCTGGTGCGCTCCTCGAGTTGTGCCGCCAGCCTGTGAGTTGCATCCGCAGCTGCGATCTTCAGATCCCGGAGTTCCTGCCTGGCCGTGTCCCGTTCGTCGGCGTCGTCGCCCGTCTTCTGAACCTCCTTCAGGCGGTTCCGGTCGGCGGCGTGATCGGCGGAGATTGCTCCCTCTGAGACGGCCACGATGCTGAACCGGCTTCCCGCCGCCTGCCTGGCCAGGATTGATTCCGCGATGGCTTCGGTGCGATAAGGAACCTCGGGGATGAGGATCACGTCTGCGCCGCCGGCCAGGCCGGCACCGAGTGCCAGCCATCCGGCGTTGTGGCCCATCACCTCGACGACGATGATGCGATGGTGAGAGTGCGCCGTTGAATGCAGACGATCGATTGCTTCCGTGGCGATGTCCATCGCAGTGTCGAATCCGATGGTTATGTCGGTTCCCGCCACGTCGTTGTCGATCGTTTTCGGCAACGTCACGATCTTCATACCTGCCTGAGCGAGGTGGAGGGAGTTCTTCTGAGTTCCCCCTCCTCCGAGGCACACGAGCGCGTCGAGATGATGGGCTTCGTACGTCTCGATCATGATGCCCGTCATGTCCATCTCGCGACCACCGACGTTCATGCGGGAGGGTTTGTCCCGGCTCGTCCCGAGAAACGTTCCACCTGCCGTCAGGATCCCAGACAAGTCGTCCGAGTCGAGGCGGACGTGGCGGTTCTGCATCAAACCTCGAAAGCCATCCCGAAAGCCGATGACAGACATGTCGTGAGACCGGATCGCGGCCTTTCCAATGCCGCGAATGGCTGCGTTGAGGCCGGGTGAGTCTCCACCCGCGGTCAGGATGCCGATATTCATGCTCTGGTTCCCCTCGGGAGTCACAAACCATACCCCGATGGTGCCGCTGCGGCGAAGGGGAACCTACTATCCCACGGATGCCGTCCCTGCCATCTGATCCCGTCGAGCGCGTCGAGGTGCTCCTCGAGGCCGTCGTCGAAGCCAAGGAGGGTGGCGCCCGCCGGTCGGGCCAGGTCGAGATGGCCCGCGCGATCGCCGAAGCGCTCCAATCGGATTCCCATCTGCTTTGCGAGGCGGGCCCCGGAACGGGCAAGTCGTTCGGTTATCTCATCCCGGCCATTTCCTCAGGCAAGAGGATTGTCGTGTCGACCGCCACGAAGAGCCTTCAGGATCAGCTCTCGGCACGCGATCTGCCGTTTCTGGCCGGCGCGCTGGAACCGCTGGGAGTCTCGTTTTCGTGGGCGGCGATCAAGGGGCGACAGAACTATCTGTGCCTGTCCAAGCTCGCGGAACTGCGGGAAGACACCGACCAGGGGGGACTGTTCGACGAAGAGGCCACAGACTCCGGCCTCATCGCGACGCTCATCGAGTGGGCCCAGGTGCACGACACGGGTGATCGCGATGATCTGCCGATGGCCGTTCCCGACGACATCTGGTCGGATGTGTCGGTCTCCGGCATGGAGTGCCCGGGCAGGGACGAGTGTCCGCAGGGTGCAGATTGTTTCGCCATGGCAGCGTTCGACAGAGCAGCCGTTGCCGACGTTGTCGTCGTGAATCACCATCTCTACGGTGCCGACATGGCTCTCGACGGAGGTGTTCTGCCGGAGCACGATGTCGTCATATTCGACGAGGCCCATCGCCTCGAGGACACAATGGCTTCGGCACTGGGAATCGAGCTCAATCCGGGGCGGATCTGGCAGTTCCATCAGACGGCTTCGGCCTTCGTCAGGAGAGTCATGCCTCCTGCTGAAGCCCGCAAACTGCTCGAGCCACTTCGAGATCGCGCCAGGGCACTGGAGGCCCAGCTCGGCGGAGCATCGGACGGGCACGTGCCCAGACCGGAGGACACCGCGGTGGGGGGCGAGTTCATCGCCTTGTCGACGGTCGTTTCCGAGATAAACGGACGGATTCGTGCCACCGAGCCTGCGACACCCGGGCTGAGGGGCGCGCGAGCGCGGGCTCTCAGGTTGGGTGGCCACCTGGCCGGGGATCTCGCAATGGGACTGGATCCGCCCGACTCCCATGTTTCCTGGGTTGAGCCCGACGGTGAGCGGAAACGTTTCAAGGTTGCGCCGATCGACGTCGGGCCCTTGATGGCGGAACGATTGCTCGCGGAGCGACCTGCCATCCTGACCAGCGCTACCTTGTCGGTGGGCGGTTCCCTCGTGCCGCTCGCCCTACGTCTGGGATTCAGTGCCGATCCCGAGGAAGTCCCACTCGGTGCGGGAATGCTCTCGGTTGGAAGCCCGTTCGACTTCGAGACGCAGGGCCGTATCTACGTGGCCGCCGGGCTGCCGGACCCCAGGCAGCCGGAATGGAGAGAAGCGGCGGTCGGGGAGATCGCCACCCTGGTCGGGGCGGCCGGCGGAAGAGCGCTGGTCTTGACCACCAGCTATCGGATGCTCGAACTGGCGGTCGAGAAACTGAGAGAGCAAACAGATCTGGAAGTGCTCGCCCAGGGGGATCTTCCCAAGCGGCGACTCGTCGAGCGTTTCGAGCAGGAGGAGACTTCCGTGCTCGTGGCCACCATGGGCTTCTGGGAGGGTCTCGATGTTCCTGGTAGGGCGCTCGAACTCGTCGTGATCGATCGACTTCCGTTCCCGCGGCCCGATGATCCCCTTTGGGTGGCGCGCCGGGAACTCGCCGAGGGGCGCGGCCAGTCTGCCTTCCAGACGGTCGACCTTCCCAGAGCGACGATGCTGCTCGCCCAGGGAGTCGGCCGCTTGATCAGGACAACCCACGACCGGGGGGTGGTGGCGTTGCTCGACGCCCGCCTCGCCAAGATGCGGTACGGCAGGGTTGTGCTCGGCTCCCTCCCGCCGATGCCGATCACTGCGGACCGGGAAGAGGTGCTTTCCTTTCTCCGGCGACCGTGACCGACGCCGTCACCGGGCCATCGTCGAATACGATCCATAGTGGTGGATCGAGATGCCGATGTAGCCGGGGCTGGACCCAAACTCGGCCTCGACAACTGCGAGTTCCTCTTCCATAGCTGCCGAACCCTCTTCTGCGAACGACACCTTGTCGAGAGCCGTCGGTCCCGTCTCGACGCCGATCACGATCTGCTTTCCCATGGAGGACGCCAGATCGACTTCCGATTGGGAGAGTTCGATGATCCCGTCGGCTCCGCGCGCCTGATCCCGGTATGCCATGACGATGATCCCGTCCGACATCGATAGCACTTGCTCGACAAGGGGGCGTTTCCTCGTGTTGAACGCCGGGTCATCCCACCAGAAAGGCACAGTTGTGAACGTGGGGAGCGCGCCTGCGCGAAGTACGGCATCCTCGAGAGACTCCAGGTACGAGCGGATCAGGCGGTTGCGTTTTCTGGAGTTCCACTCGGCGAGGGTGTAGGGCTCAACGTCGAAGACCACGCCGTCGAAACCGCCCGCTTCGACTACTTCATCGACCCAGGTGCTCCAGGCGCCGGAGTCGGTCGCCCACGACGGGTCCCCGGCCATCGCCAGAACGAGGAGGCCGGCATCTCGTGCATCAGTGACGAACGACCGGTAGTCGTCGACTGCGGAGAAACCGGGAGGTGTGTGAAGGTAGAGATCGGAGATGCCGTTCGACAGTGCGAACTCGATCACGGCCGGGTCGGGACCGTCCCAGACCCAGAGAGCCCGTTGGCCGGCCGCCTGCGCCGCCGGGGCGCTACCGAAAACCATGACCACCGCGGTCACCACCGCGGTCAACTTACTGACCAGCTTCACGAACATTTCGCCTCCCGCCGGCAGAGTAACGAACACTCTAAGTGATGTCCAGGGAGTTATTGCGCGCCGAGAGTGATTGAACTGTCTGGTTCAGGCGCTCTCGAGGTTCCGTCTTGCCCGTTCGATCTCCCGGTCTTCGAGCGGTCGTACCGCCAGGTCCATCGCAACCCAGATGGTGCGAGCGGATGAATAGGTGACCGCCGGGACGACACCGGTCACCGCCAGTGTGACGAGGAGTAGCACGTTCCATGGAACGTCGGGCCATGTGGCGACCAGGCCGCCCAGGAAGGCGGTGAGGAATCCGACAATCGAGAAGGCCGTCGCAACGATCATGGCCCCGATCCAATAGCCGTGGTCGCGTTCGAAGTGGTGGCCGCAGGTTGGACAGTCCTCGACCATGGTCAGGAAACCGGGAAAGATGTCCCGGCCACCACAGCGTGGACAACGGCGGGTCATGCCCCGCCGGAGCAGAGTTGGGAAGCGATCAGCGGGGTCACGCACTTCGGCTGAGTGTACGTTCGTGAACGGCGGTTTGCATCGGTTCATACCCTCGACTTCAGGGTATCGTTAGACCCATGGAGCGAATCACCCTCGGACGCATGCAGAACCCCGTCCGAGGTGGTCTGCACGGGACGGCCGCCCTCGCCTCGATCATCGGACTGGTGAATCTGATCGTTCGCACCGCCGACAACCTCCCGAGCATGTGGTCGATGGTGTTCTTCGGAGTGAGTCTGATCGCGTTGTATACGACCAGCAGCCTCTATCACTCGGTCCCGTGGAACGGCACCTGGAAGAAGCGCATGCAGCGGCTCGATCACTCGAGGATCTTCGTGCTGATTGCCGGGTCGTTCACGCCCATCGCCTACAACGTGCTGACGGGGGCATGGCGGACGACGACCCTTGCCACCATGTGGGGGATCGCCGCGGTCGGAGTCGGCCAGAAGTACCTGTTTCCCAAGGTGGGTACCTGGTTCTCGGTGACGTTGCAGACGACCATGGGTTGGCTCGTCGTCGTGCCGATCGCACAAATTGCGAGACGATTGCCGCTTTCCGCGCTGCTGGTCCTGTTCCTGGGTGGTGTGTTCTACACGGTCGGAATGGTGATCTTCGCGACGAGCCGCCCGAAGCTCTTTCCCCGGGTGTTTTCTCATCACGAGTTGTTTCATGTGCTGGTCGTCGCCGGGTCCGTGGCTCACTACCTAGTCGTGTCGTTGTGGGTAGTCCCGCTGGTGGCATGAACCTGAGCTTCGACCGGTCCGGATTCCGTGTGGTTCGATGCGCGTTCCGGCACTGATCTACGAGGCGATGATCGCGCACGCCCGATTCGAGTTTCCCAATGAGGCTTGTGGGCTGCTGGCGGCCGACGAGACCGGCGCTCTCCGCATGTGTTACAGCCTGACCAATGCGGACGGTTCACCGGTTTCCTACACGGTAGACCCGAACGAACACTTCCGGTCTTTGCAGCATGCAGAGCGAAACGGTTGGGAGTTGGCCGGCGTGTTCCATTCCCACACTGCAAGTCCGCCGGTTCCGTCGTCCACCGATCGTCGACAGGCTCTCGAGCCCGACTGGCTTTATGTGATCGTTGGGATGGCGGAGTTCTCCGCCCCCGAGGTCAGGGCCTATCGGATTCGCGATGGAGTGGTGACCGAAGAACCGCTGTCCTGAAAGGCCGCGCTCGCCGCAAGACCCAGAACCTATTTCCCAGTGACCGGGAGCCTCTCCCGCTCCCTACACTTCACAGCGTGAAACTGACCGTCCTCGGATCCAACGGAACCTACGGGACGCCGGGCCGGCCGGCCTCCGGTTATCTCATCGAGCACGAGGGAACCAACCTGTGGATGGACGCCGGTTCGGGGACGTTCGCGGCGCTGCAGGATCGGATCGACCCGGGCGAAGTCGATGGGATAGTCCTCTCCCACGCCCACAGCGATCATTGCCTGGACATCTTTGGTTTCTATTACGCAACCCGTTATGGCCGCAACCCCCGGTCGGCGGTTCCTGCATTTGTACCGGAGGGTCTCGAAGACCGTCTGGCGGCTTTCCTGGGAGGAGGAGATCGCGACTTCTCGGACGTAATCGGTTTTCGGGTGATGGGGCCGGGGAGCACAGCCGTGCTGGGATCGCTGGCGCTGACATTCGGGATTTCCGACCATCCGGTGCCCACGCTGTGCGTGCGGGTCGAGGCAGGAAACCGCTCGCTTACCTACAGCGCCGACACAGGAATCGGTGGGGGGTTGGCTGAGTTGGCCGCCGGTACCGACCTGCTTCTTTGCGAAGCGACCTATCAGGGACCGGGAACGGAGAAGCCGTGGCCGCATCATCTGACGGCGGGGGAAGCCGGGTCGCTGGCCCGGGCAGTCGGAGCACGCCGGTTGATGCTCACTCACATCTGGCCGACGCTCGATCCGTCGCGGAGCGTTGCCGAGGCCGAGGACACCTTTGGGCGACCAGTCACTCCGGCGGTCCCCGGTATCACCGTCAAGGTCTAGCGCTGCAAGAATGCCGGAATCGCCGCGTTGAGAAGGATGACCCATGGGGCACCGTGAACGACCATCGACCGAACTTCGACCAGTCCGCATAACTCGCGGCTACACAGACATGACACCCGGTTCGGTCCTGATCGAGATGGGTGAAACGCGGGTCCTGTGCACGGCCGGTGTGGACGAGGATGTCCCGAGGTGGATGCGGGATTCGGGGAAGGGATGGGTGACGGCCGAATACGGCATGCTGCCCGGCTCCTCACCCCAGCGGATTCGCCGCGACGCTTATACGGGCGGCCGGTCGAAGGAGATCTCCCGACTGATCGGCCGGGCGCTTCGGTCGGTCGTTCGGTTGGAGGGGATGGAGCAGCTGACGATTCGCGTCGACTGCGACGTGCTCCAGGCGGACGGCGGAACCCGGACGGCCGCCATCACCGGAGCCTGGGTGGCGCTCCACGACGCGTTGGCGTGGGCGAAGGAGCAGGGCCTCGTGAACGAGGTGCCGATTCTCGATCAACTGGCTGCGATCTCGGTGGGCCTTGTCGACGGACGGGTTCTGCTGGACCTCGAATACGTGGATGATGTTGCCGCCGAGGTCGACCTCAACGTCGTGATGACCGGGCGCGGATTGCTGGTGGAAGTGCAGGGAACTGCAGAGGGCCAACCGTTCACGCGCCGTGAACTCGAGCAGATGCTCGATGTCGCCGAGCAGGGAATCCGGGAGCTTGTCGCCGTTCAGCAGGAGATGGTTGGGGCATGAGGATCGAGCGACTCGTAGTCGCTTCGAAGAACCCGGACAAGATCGCAGAGGTCGAGAAGGTGCTTGCCGACCTGGGGCTCGTCGGTCGGGTCGTTGGGGGCCTGGATTGGCCAGATGTCGATGAGACCGAGGACACCCTCGAAGGGAATGCCCTTTTGAAAGCGCGAGCCGTCGCCAGGGCGACGGGACTTCCCGCTCTCGCAGATGACACAGGACTGGAGGTCGAAGCACTCGGCGGGGCTCCTGGTGTCAACACCGCGCGTTTCGCCGGGCCCGAGGCAACGTATGCGGAGAACGTGGATCGATTGCTCGACCTCATGGATGGGCAGGAGAACCGTCGAGCCAGGTTCCGGACGGCGATCGCGCTGGTGGTCGGCGACACCGAACTGGTTGTCGACGGTGTCGTAGAAGGTCAGATCACCGGGGCTCGTCGGGGGAGTGGAGGCTTCGGCTACGACCCGGTCTTCGCGGTGGATGGAGTGACGTTCGCCGAGATGGGTGACCAGAAACACGAGATCAGCCACCGTGCCCGGGCCCTGAGAGCACTGGCGGAGAAGCTGGCCGATTGACCGGCTCGGGCCCATCTGGTCACCCGTCGAGCCGGAGGTTTCACGGGATGTTTGGGTCGGTGGGAGTTTGCCGGCGGCAAACTCGAACCTGTCGAGCTGGAGGTTTCACGGGATGTTTGGGTCGGCGGGAGTTTGCCGGCGGCAAACTCGAACCTGTCGAGCTCTGCTCGACAGGCGTGCGGGCGAGAGGACTCGAACCTCCACGGGCATTGCCCACCAGGTCCTAAGCCTGGCGCGTCTTCCAGTTCCGCCACGCCCGCGTGAACGTGGTGATCCCGGCACATTGTTACATGTGCCGGGATCGTTGTGGGTCGCCGGGGACTTGAACCCCGAACCTGCGGATTAAGAGTCCGTTGCTCTGCCGAATTGAGCTAGCGACCCGGCGCAAGGATAGCGTTGGTTCCGCAGTCGTCGGAAACCAGCATTTCGGCAATGACTCCATCGATCCAACCCATGACCCGATGCCAATCGTCGGTCGAGCGTTTCGCTCGCACCCGCAGGATCCCGTGGGCTAGATGGTTCTTGCGGTGTCCATCTGTAACTCGGATAGGGATCTGCCGAGGCAGACAACGGTCCGGACCAGCACGAACGGTCGTACCGGGCTCCGGAAACCTTGCTGAGTTGCCGGTATTGCAACTCAACATGCGACAATGAGTGCCGCAGCGGCGAGCGGGGCAGGCCCGGGTTGATGGCAGGTAGCTCGACTACCGGTATCGTTGCTCCGAGAAGAGACGGGCTGTAGCGCAGCTTGGTAGCGCACCTGCTTTGGGAGCAGGGGGTCGCCGGTTCGAATCCGGCCAGCCCGACGCATGCTCAAACCAGAGGTTTGAGCATGTTGGAGTTTCGCCTCCGGAGAAACTCCAGTCCGGGATGAGAGGGTGCAGATGACTCGCGACTCGCGACTCTTGTTATCCTTGCGGACGCATTCGCGGGTGTAGCTCAATGGTAGAGCTCCAGCCTTCCAAGCTGGCTATGAGGGTTCGATTCCCTTCACCCGCTCGGCTATGAGGACGGTGGGCCGTCCTCATAGCAACGCGGTAGCGACCTGTGCCCCTGTAGCTCAGTGGACAGAGCAGGAGCCTTCTAAGCTCTTGGTCGGGGGTTCGAATCCCTCCGGGGGCGCTTCCGCCACATGGTGGCCGTAGCTCAGCTTGGTTAGAGCACCTGGTTGTGGTCCAGGATGTCGCGGGTTCGAATCCCGTCGGTCACCCCAAGTCGGGCGTCTGCGCGCCCGTTCGTCAGCTGAGGAGCACCATTGAACACGACCATCACCGACGCGGGACCCTTCGAGAAACTCGTCACCGTGCAGATAGCAGAGGCCGACATCGACAAAGCGAAGTCGACGGTCGCCCGCAAACTCTCCAGAGATCTGAAGATTCCGGGATTCCGGCCGGGGAAAGCGCCTCGTCCGGTAGTCGAGGCAACCGTAGGCGCCGACAGGCTCCGGTCTGAGGCCATCGAGGAGGTGCTGCCTTCAGCCGTAACGGATGCCCTCGAAGAACTCGAACTCGAACCCGCCGCGACCCCCGCGGTGGAGAACATCCGTGATATCGACGAAGGCGTCGAAGTCGACGTCAAAGTCACTCTGTGGCCGGTCCTCGAGTTTGCTCCCGATTACCGAGGGAGGACCGTCGAGGTCACCTCCCCGGACGTGACCGACGAAGAGGTGAACCAGAACGTAGATCGGATGCGTGATCAGTTCGCCGAGTTGGAAACCGTCGGACGCGCCGCCTCTACCGGGGACTACGTGAGCATCAATCTTTCTGCGACTCAGGATGGTGAGATCGTCGAGGAGGCCGCAGCTGAGGATCTTCTCTATGAGATTGGTTCCGGGTCCTTCATCGAGGGCATTGACACCGAACTGACGGGAAGCTCGGCCGGTGAGATCGTGTCGTTCGAAGGCCTGCTCCCGGACGGGTTTGGTGACAAAGCCGGTCAATCGGTGACCTACCGGCTTCTCGTGAAAGAGGTCAAGCAGAAGAAGCTGCCGGACATGACCGACGAGTGGGTCGACGACGTCACCGAGTTTTCCACGGTGGAAGAAATG contains:
- a CDS encoding class II aldolase/adducin family protein, yielding MITEAVDALLEVGRQLHESGLNAGTAGNLSARLADGRVVMSKRRVRKATMTSGDFVVFSPDYPGSEALEQASTEYRLHLASYRADEAVRCVLHTHSPALTAVGLRRSSFPRLLPELEDVVGSIVINPFESSGSERLAEDVGRAVGRGASVVILKRHGVVTVGMSVAQALDRLELAENGARTILLAER
- a CDS encoding MBL fold metallo-hydrolase, with the protein product MKLTVLGSNGTYGTPGRPASGYLIEHEGTNLWMDAGSGTFAALQDRIDPGEVDGIVLSHAHSDHCLDIFGFYYATRYGRNPRSAVPAFVPEGLEDRLAAFLGGGDRDFSDVIGFRVMGPGSTAVLGSLALTFGISDHPVPTLCVRVEAGNRSLTYSADTGIGGGLAELAAGTDLLLCEATYQGPGTEKPWPHHLTAGEAGSLARAVGARRLMLTHIWPTLDPSRSVAEAEDTFGRPVTPAVPGITVKV
- the tig gene encoding trigger factor, with translation MNTTITDAGPFEKLVTVQIAEADIDKAKSTVARKLSRDLKIPGFRPGKAPRPVVEATVGADRLRSEAIEEVLPSAVTDALEELELEPAATPAVENIRDIDEGVEVDVKVTLWPVLEFAPDYRGRTVEVTSPDVTDEEVNQNVDRMRDQFAELETVGRAASTGDYVSINLSATQDGEIVEEAAAEDLLYEIGSGSFIEGIDTELTGSSAGEIVSFEGLLPDGFGDKAGQSVTYRLLVKEVKQKKLPDMTDEWVDDVTEFSTVEEMTGSLRARIRQMKLNSVNNEFRVKLLDLLADEMEIEIPAAIIDGEMESIFHSFSHRLEEQKISIADYLQITGQDQQAFIDDLNSQANRNVRTNLLLDAVVKHSEIEVEDAEYAELIGALAAQTGSETDELIARFAETNQEKELRSDILRRKALDALLEAAVAVDSEGNPIDLSPGEESVEDSGVEPSDEEPSEAVDDE
- a CDS encoding ATP-dependent DNA helicase is translated as MPSLPSDPVERVEVLLEAVVEAKEGGARRSGQVEMARAIAEALQSDSHLLCEAGPGTGKSFGYLIPAISSGKRIVVSTATKSLQDQLSARDLPFLAGALEPLGVSFSWAAIKGRQNYLCLSKLAELREDTDQGGLFDEEATDSGLIATLIEWAQVHDTGDRDDLPMAVPDDIWSDVSVSGMECPGRDECPQGADCFAMAAFDRAAVADVVVVNHHLYGADMALDGGVLPEHDVVIFDEAHRLEDTMASALGIELNPGRIWQFHQTASAFVRRVMPPAEARKLLEPLRDRARALEAQLGGASDGHVPRPEDTAVGGEFIALSTVVSEINGRIRATEPATPGLRGARARALRLGGHLAGDLAMGLDPPDSHVSWVEPDGERKRFKVAPIDVGPLMAERLLAERPAILTSATLSVGGSLVPLALRLGFSADPEEVPLGAGMLSVGSPFDFETQGRIYVAAGLPDPRQPEWREAAVGEIATLVGAAGGRALVLTTSYRMLELAVEKLREQTDLEVLAQGDLPKRRLVERFEQEETSVLVATMGFWEGLDVPGRALELVVIDRLPFPRPDDPLWVARRELAEGRGQSAFQTVDLPRATMLLAQGVGRLIRTTHDRGVVALLDARLAKMRYGRVVLGSLPPMPITADREEVLSFLRRP
- a CDS encoding hemolysin III family protein encodes the protein MERITLGRMQNPVRGGLHGTAALASIIGLVNLIVRTADNLPSMWSMVFFGVSLIALYTTSSLYHSVPWNGTWKKRMQRLDHSRIFVLIAGSFTPIAYNVLTGAWRTTTLATMWGIAAVGVGQKYLFPKVGTWFSVTLQTTMGWLVVVPIAQIARRLPLSALLVLFLGGVFYTVGMVIFATSRPKLFPRVFSHHELFHVLVVAGSVAHYLVVSLWVVPLVA
- a CDS encoding DUF983 domain-containing protein — protein: MRDPADRFPTLLRRGMTRRCPRCGGRDIFPGFLTMVEDCPTCGHHFERDHGYWIGAMIVATAFSIVGFLTAFLGGLVATWPDVPWNVLLLVTLAVTGVVPAVTYSSARTIWVAMDLAVRPLEDREIERARRNLESA
- the mtnA gene encoding S-methyl-5-thioribose-1-phosphate isomerase, translated to MELNRPAPFGQIRWDDDRTGIVILDQSRLPAEVAEVTLSTLEGIEEAIKSLRVRGAPLIGIAGAMGLAALAGGEARQGSGSEDLRTSFAGWAGRLAAARPTAVNLAWAINRMRVVLEAHAGSATEIAAALVEEAGRILSEDASMCRAIGEHGVGLLGESSVVLTHCNAGALATGGIGTALAPVYVGHERGFKTRVFADETRPLLQGSRITAWELDAAGVDVTVITDGMAGTLMAVDPPDVVFVGSDRIAANGDAANKIGTYGLAVLAEQHGIPLYVLAPTSTIDLDAPDGSAIPIEFRSADEVRRGFGKLTAPSNVPVWSPAFDVTPARLISGIITEHGIHEPPYAESLGALGAGSA
- a CDS encoding M67 family metallopeptidase — its product is MRVPALIYEAMIAHARFEFPNEACGLLAADETGALRMCYSLTNADGSPVSYTVDPNEHFRSLQHAERNGWELAGVFHSHTASPPVPSSTDRRQALEPDWLYVIVGMAEFSAPEVRAYRIRDGVVTEEPLS
- the rdgB gene encoding RdgB/HAM1 family non-canonical purine NTP pyrophosphatase, producing MRIERLVVASKNPDKIAEVEKVLADLGLVGRVVGGLDWPDVDETEDTLEGNALLKARAVARATGLPALADDTGLEVEALGGAPGVNTARFAGPEATYAENVDRLLDLMDGQENRRARFRTAIALVVGDTELVVDGVVEGQITGARRGSGGFGYDPVFAVDGVTFAEMGDQKHEISHRARALRALAEKLAD
- the rph gene encoding ribonuclease PH codes for the protein MGHRERPSTELRPVRITRGYTDMTPGSVLIEMGETRVLCTAGVDEDVPRWMRDSGKGWVTAEYGMLPGSSPQRIRRDAYTGGRSKEISRLIGRALRSVVRLEGMEQLTIRVDCDVLQADGGTRTAAITGAWVALHDALAWAKEQGLVNEVPILDQLAAISVGLVDGRVLLDLEYVDDVAAEVDLNVVMTGRGLLVEVQGTAEGQPFTRRELEQMLDVAEQGIRELVAVQQEMVGA
- a CDS encoding ATP-dependent 6-phosphofructokinase, with the translated sequence MNIGILTAGGDSPGLNAAIRGIGKAAIRSHDMSVIGFRDGFRGLMQNRHVRLDSDDLSGILTAGGTFLGTSRDKPSRMNVGGREMDMTGIMIETYEAHHLDALVCLGGGGTQKNSLHLAQAGMKIVTLPKTIDNDVAGTDITIGFDTAMDIATEAIDRLHSTAHSHHRIIVVEVMGHNAGWLALGAGLAGGADVILIPEVPYRTEAIAESILARQAAGSRFSIVAVSEGAISADHAADRNRLKEVQKTGDDADERDTARQELRDLKIAAADATHRLAAQLEERTRLEARVTILGHVQRGGTPSPLDRLLATRLGTAAADFVAEGRHGIMVANLGDEAVAVPLEDIAGQRRTVPLDHPWVATARSLGVSLGD